In Oryctolagus cuniculus chromosome 14, mOryCun1.1, whole genome shotgun sequence, the genomic stretch GACTAACTtcatgagaaagacagaaatgtcAGAATAAAAATGTAGTAGCAAAACCTTTAATGAGTAACAGAAAATTTTGGCATcaaataatagaaattttatgATTTAGAATTAATAGGATAGGAAGAATTATGTCTACTTAAGAATTTGCAAGAATAGATTATAATAGGTCCTCCTTTTGGggtctatttattttttagtggACACCCTCTCACGGAAGCCCTGCCTGATACCCAGGGCCCAAAAAGCTCTGCCTCAAATGAGCTATACATTCCTGTCATATTTTAAGTAGGATTTTGcttttaagtttgtttttctcACTACATGTGCACTTCTCCCAAGTAAGGAGCATGCTTTATTTACATCAATATGATATGAATGTAAATCGTCTCTAACAGTGGGAATGCTGTGGGGGATGTTACTGCAAACAGGCTCTTTTCCCCTGAGTGTTAAAATGTGCAAGAATTAAATTGGACAAAGACCATGAATAACTTAAATTCTAGCTACTTAATCAATGCTTGCAAAATACCTGTTCTGTTGCTGTTCAAAAAACATGAAATTACtccctcaaaaattaaaatgaatgagaCTGGATCTTTGTTTCCCCAAAAATACTGAACAGTCTGTGTCAAATTTAATGAATGCTTACAATCCTAATCCTAGCTTTTAATCTATTGCTCTTAATTATTTGTTCTACTGTTTTTAGGATAATCAAGACCTAACTGTATTTGTAAAAACATCTGCAATGTTCTTTTTCAAGAGAACCTACCCATTTCACACTTAAGGAGTGCTTACCTCTGAATAAAGAGGTGGAGGCAAGAACCGAAATTCCTGTATATATGCAAACAGTGGTCCTTGAAGTGCTCTCTCAAAGTCATCACAAGCATTCACTGGTGCAAGATTGTTTCGCCTTTGTTCTTCTGTCACCACTTCTGCATAGCTGGGTGGTGCTGAAGGAAAAAGATACACGCAATTCGAACAGCACGTTCTTATGCATGTCAAGATACACAGAATAGTAGGTATTAAAATGGAATGTCAAGATAAAACAGCAATTTATTTGGTGATTAAAACTAGAGACATACaatatgcaaattaaaatttaacattaaGGACATGTCTACTCTCTTTAGGGACAATTAAGTTTATCTAGGGTCATGAAATATCAGAAGCAAATAATGTTCTTAATAATAATAAGAGATTAAGCTTAGATATGTAATTACCTTCAGGTCTTTCAGGAAGGGATAAACCGAGCCAGTTCATATTCATGCTACACTGACTGCTTACACTTGAGGTTCTGCTACCAAATGGATGTAGAGGAATGGTACCGATGACAAGTGGCAGATTAAGAAATAAATCCATAGCTCCAGGAATATCCACATATACCTAATAGTAAAAGAGACATTAGGTTTAGAATGCCTAGTAAAATTAATGTCTTAAAAGTGAATAACGTAATTTTAATGTTAGCTGAGGCTcccatttacttcattttttactTATACACATGAAGTTCCTCTACATATAAGGTAAAGTTAGTAATTActtcaaattatataaatatctgcatatatgtatatatatatagaatataaaagtCAAATCCTGGATGTAAAACAAAATATCTTCATAActttaagatttaaaaagaacttaagaaaaacagcaacagcaaacaaaacttttaaatctATACATACCATTAGAGAATATTCCACACGAATTATACTACAATCTAGGATAGAGGGAGAAACTGGTGGAATTTTCAGCAATTTGCCATtccatgtctctgtctttccagaTGATAAGGATTCCCCACGCAAGTTGGCAACAAGCTGTTTTACTTCCTTCATTTTCCCTTTGGCATAGAAGGCCTGTGTTTGGTAAATGGCTGCCTTTGGCACCACCATTCGGGAAGAGCAGTTCTCAATCTCAGCAAATATCTGAATTGATTCACCTAGAGAGGGCAAAAAATACATGTATctactgtttaaaaaaaacacacaaagcaaTATGAATTCTTAAAGTAATTAAGTTAGAAAGTTCAGGGATAAGAAAGTGTCCTAGGACTAACCAAGCACAGAATCAAAAATGAGCTTCTTAGTTATATGAGCTACAAAGACCATATTACAATTTGTAAAATGAAACTGGTTATGTACAATTTGTGATACTAAACCAAATAATACTGCACTATATGTATCTTTAGTAGCAATATTCTAAGTTTACATACTGAAGTTAAATGAAGAAAGATAACATACATACCTGGGGTATAGCCCTTCCTTTCAATTTTGGCACTTAAGGATATTGGGCCTGAGGTACAGAACCAGCAACAGAGAGTCTTTTCTTTTGTGCCAGCTTGGGGTGactgtaagaaataaaaagaccAATGTATGAATTGGCACAgtatcagaatattttaaaaaataatcctaaattcaTGGAGAAGGTAAAATTAAAgtattgctttttttccccccctgtacccttatatattttattttaaaaactaccaaTGGCTTCTTAATGAAACTATTATTTCTGCCTTCACAAAAATTTCCattccatgaaagaaaaaagggTAGAGGGCTTAACACCCCATCaaataaacatgattttaaaacCTACCTATTTACATATACAGTAATTAAAGATGAACCAAccatccaaacaaacaaacaaaaaaaaaaccctttccaCTTAAACTGCCTTAAGAAAAGGCAATGGTtataatcccaaatgttaacatCTTTGAGAATGtaaaaatcagtatataaaaaaaggaaaactgtctATTTTGAAgggtaatttttttgttttgaagatgttATCATTTGTTTAAaccaaataaagttttttaagtcAAATTTAGATTTCATAAAAATGATTccttttaaaatggaattaagtttttTCATGAAAGTGATGATTCCCCATTATTTGACAACTATCCCTATATTGGAATAATGCAATACAGTATGAATTTTAGATGACAGTATTTTCAAGAAAGTGATATTTTCTTACAATAAATGACATTACTGCTGCTGTTGGTTTTCTAAAATCATCCAGAAGACAAATCTCTTTTTTCGATATTGCTGTCATATTCTTGGTAAGAGATACTTCATACCATATATACTGGTCTTCATTTACTTAAAGTTACTATAATATCAAAAATAGCAGCATATTCTTTATCAATTTGTatgtcatatttaaaatatacatttatggaattttaaaataagactactatttaaaatttatgaggATTCCATAGTTTAGTATTTaaatgcataaaaaaaaaaagaatgaaaaatctaATCCACTCTTACCAGTAATGAAGGAGTGTTGATATCTATATGCTCAAAGACTGTAAATTCCTTCTTTAACTTTACTGGTAGAAGCCAAGGCCTGTGCAACTCGGCTTTCACCCAATAGCGCACACTGCCATGTCGGCCTTCGAATGAGGTAGCAAGTGGTCTGTGCAGAATATAAAGGTCAATATATTAATCTTATACCTCTTTCTAAGAATTACACAGTAGGTCAGAAAAAGTGTTAATATATTGTACTGTTTGTACCAGTGAgcatcaaatagataaatcttaaaatttccaAAGGGATATGTCATCGGGGAAAAACATTTTACTTTCACATAGCAAGAGTTAATAAATATCATATAAATTTTACTCTAAAAAGCCAGAAGAATACAATTCCTTTAAAGTGAGAAGAGGCTACTCTTAATGCTGGtggcaaaataataaaaatttaatgagtAGTGCCTGAAATGGTCAagaatttaacttaaaaataaagaatggtttTAACTTTCTATTCAGAAATTCTAGACACTGTTTAAACATTCAGACCAAATTGCCTAcagtgctccacttctcattAGCTGGGAATTATTACTTCTTTATATAGCAACTAATTAAGGTCTACAAAAAGCCTAGAATAGtcattatagttttaaaaatttcacatttcATAAAATCTACCGAAATTCTGAAAAACGGTTTTTACATTTCCCAGTTTACTCATGTTCTCATTCTTTCTTGGCTATGTTCCCTACCTCTAtaggcttaaaaaataaaaacatacctaTTGAACTGTAGCGAAAGAATCAGAACTGTTTTGGAACTCTGTCATTTTTACTACTTCTGGAGAGTTTTATCTCCATAAATTTACtctttttcataatttcattaaaaaatatataatatgttgaATTATTTATAAGCTAGAGTGCTAGTTTATACTCATAAGCAGCActgatgtttttttctttttttgtttttgcatttttcactgCCATACTAACTTATAgggcacagaaaaataaaattcagtacttctaaattttaaatttcatgctAGTCTTCTAGAGTTTATGACTGTGGTTTagacttaaaaattaaatgacctCTGAAT encodes the following:
- the ARRDC3 gene encoding arrestin domain-containing protein 3 isoform X4, whose protein sequence is MVVPKAAIYQTQAFYAKGKMKEVKQLVANLRGESLSSGKTETWNGKLLKIPPVSPSILDCSIIRVEYSLMVYVDIPGAMDLFLNLPLVIGTIPLHPFGSRTSSVSSQCSMNMNWLGLSLPERPEAPPSYAEVVTEEQRRNNLAPVNACDDFERALQGPLFAYIQEFRFLPPPLYSEIDPNPDQSADDRPSCPSR
- the ARRDC3 gene encoding arrestin domain-containing protein 3 isoform X3, with translation MRLHFFKEVGQLVFPDDDNSEEGFNTIHSGRHEYAFSFELPQTPLATSFEGRHGSVRYWVKAELHRPWLLPVKLKKEFTVFEHIDINTPSLLSPQAGTKEKTLCCWFCTSGPISLSAKIERKGYTPGESIQIFAEIENCSSRMVVPKAAIYQTQAFYAKGKMKEVKQLVANLRGESLSSGKTETWNGKLLKIPPVSPSILDCSIIRVEYSLMVYVDIPGAMDLFLNLPLVIGTIPLHPFGSRTSSVSSQCSMNMNWLGLSLPERPEAPPSYAEVVTEEQRRNNLAPVNACDDFERALQGPLFAYIQEFRFLPPPLYSEIDPNPDQSADDRPSCPSR
- the ARRDC3 gene encoding arrestin domain-containing protein 3 isoform X2, with product MPCCCPSLRPVGATRGTPRTGRQPLPAFTDDDNSEEGFNTIHSGRHEYAFSFELPQTPLATSFEGRHGSVRYWVKAELHRPWLLPVKLKKEFTVFEHIDINTPSLLSPQAGTKEKTLCCWFCTSGPISLSAKIERKGYTPGESIQIFAEIENCSSRMVVPKAAIYQTQAFYAKGKMKEVKQLVANLRGESLSSGKTETWNGKLLKIPPVSPSILDCSIIRVEYSLMVYVDIPGAMDLFLNLPLVIGTIPLHPFGSRTSSVSSQCSMNMNWLGLSLPERPEAPPSYAEVVTEEQRRNNLAPVNACDDFERALQGPLFAYIQEFRFLPPPLYSEIDPNPDQSADDRPSCPSR
- the ARRDC3 gene encoding arrestin domain-containing protein 3 isoform X1, coding for MVLGKVKNLTISFDCLNDSNVPVYSSGDTVSGRVNLEVTGEIRVKSLKIHARGHAKVRWTESRNAGSNTAYTQNYTEEVEYFNHKDILIGHERDDDNSEEGFNTIHSGRHEYAFSFELPQTPLATSFEGRHGSVRYWVKAELHRPWLLPVKLKKEFTVFEHIDINTPSLLSPQAGTKEKTLCCWFCTSGPISLSAKIERKGYTPGESIQIFAEIENCSSRMVVPKAAIYQTQAFYAKGKMKEVKQLVANLRGESLSSGKTETWNGKLLKIPPVSPSILDCSIIRVEYSLMVYVDIPGAMDLFLNLPLVIGTIPLHPFGSRTSSVSSQCSMNMNWLGLSLPERPEAPPSYAEVVTEEQRRNNLAPVNACDDFERALQGPLFAYIQEFRFLPPPLYSEIDPNPDQSADDRPSCPSR